In a genomic window of Methanogenium sp. S4BF:
- a CDS encoding tRNA uridine(34) 5-carboxymethylaminomethyl modification radical SAM/GNAT enzyme Elp3 — protein sequence MQDNDIFREIISRLSFPGITSSDVQKVKIQVAKKYGLSEIPKNSVILAAATDDEFESMRLILQVKPTRTLSGVAPVAVMTSPHPCPHGICLPCPGGPDHPFGSPQSYTGEEPAALRGCQYEFDPYVQVRQRILQFEELGHHIDKIELIVMGGTMTARDPAYQESFMSACIRAMNEYGGAVSPDDCSTYEELCRRNETARARCIAATFETRPDWCKKDHIDRMLSLGVTKVELGVQQLKDEILEFNRRGHGIADSVAANALLRDAGIKVGFHVMPNLPSATMDDDRRMFEELFRDPSFRPDFLKIYPTLVTPGSEIEALWQAGGYTTYPEDDLIDLIAFGKSCIPEYTRLQRVQRDIPARLIVSGSHHSNFRQLAQKRLHEMGESCRCIRCREAGRAPVNGGAVIETMTYECCGGTEHFISVTASDSLIGFVRLRYPGNPWRTELSGCALIRELHVYGSLVPLEKTGNGSGEWQHRQYGACLLKAAEELAASDGYLSVAVMSGIGVRPYYARHGYERSGPYMIKRLG from the coding sequence ATGCAGGACAATGATATTTTCCGGGAAATCATTTCCCGGCTCTCTTTTCCAGGAATTACATCGTCAGATGTTCAGAAGGTAAAGATTCAGGTTGCCAAAAAATATGGGCTGTCTGAAATTCCCAAAAATTCTGTCATACTTGCGGCTGCAACAGATGATGAGTTTGAGTCAATGCGTTTAATTCTTCAGGTAAAGCCAACCCGGACGCTTTCCGGTGTGGCACCTGTTGCGGTGATGACGTCTCCCCATCCGTGTCCTCATGGCATATGTCTGCCCTGTCCGGGTGGGCCGGATCATCCGTTTGGATCCCCCCAGAGTTATACCGGAGAAGAGCCTGCGGCACTTCGCGGGTGTCAATATGAATTTGACCCTTATGTGCAGGTTAGGCAGAGGATTCTTCAGTTTGAAGAACTTGGTCACCATATTGACAAAATTGAACTGATTGTGATGGGCGGCACCATGACGGCCCGTGACCCGGCGTATCAGGAATCGTTTATGAGCGCATGCATTCGTGCCATGAATGAGTATGGCGGTGCTGTTTCTCCCGATGACTGCTCTACGTATGAAGAGCTATGCCGCAGGAATGAGACAGCCCGGGCACGCTGTATTGCAGCCACATTCGAAACCCGTCCGGACTGGTGCAAAAAAGATCATATTGACCGCATGCTCTCACTCGGGGTGACAAAGGTTGAACTCGGTGTACAGCAGCTGAAAGATGAAATTCTTGAATTTAACCGCCGTGGCCATGGAATTGCAGATTCTGTCGCTGCTAATGCCCTGCTGCGGGATGCCGGTATCAAGGTGGGTTTTCATGTCATGCCGAATCTTCCTTCGGCAACGATGGATGATGACCGCCGGATGTTTGAAGAGCTCTTTCGTGATCCCTCATTCCGGCCGGATTTTCTGAAGATTTATCCGACACTTGTAACCCCGGGTTCAGAGATTGAGGCGCTGTGGCAGGCTGGAGGATATACGACATATCCGGAGGATGATCTGATTGACCTCATTGCATTTGGTAAATCATGCATTCCGGAATACACTCGTCTCCAGCGTGTTCAGCGCGACATCCCGGCACGGCTCATTGTCTCAGGTTCTCACCACAGCAATTTCCGGCAGCTTGCCCAGAAGAGACTTCACGAAATGGGCGAAAGCTGCCGCTGCATCAGGTGCAGGGAGGCAGGCCGTGCTCCGGTCAATGGAGGGGCTGTGATTGAGACGATGACGTATGAATGCTGCGGCGGGACAGAACATTTCATCTCGGTAACGGCGTCCGATTCACTGATTGGATTTGTCCGCCTGCGGTATCCCGGTAATCCCTGGCGTACAGAACTATCCGGGTGTGCGCTTATTCGTGAACTTCATGTATACGGGTCTCTGGTCCCCTTGGAAAAAACCGGTAATGGATCAGGAGAGTGGCAGCACCGGCAGTATGGTGCGTGCCTTTTGAAAGCTGCAGAAGAATTGGCAGCATCGGACGGGTATCTCTCGGTTGCCGTGATGAGCGGGATTGGAGTCCGGCCGTATTATGCCAGACACGGATATGAACGATCAGGTCCATATATGATTAAGAGGCTTGGATGA
- a CDS encoding DNA primase small subunit PriS produces the protein MNPATREYIRQKFADYYSHAPVFVPPSLRQREWGFISFDETSKVQMRRHMAFQSREELASYVRVTVPRHMYFSTAYYELPSAPTMNDKIWAGADLIFDLDADHIVQKVSYDTMLSRVKDETLKLVDMLTDELGFSKRSMSLVFSGGRGYHIHIRDLEIREWGSSQRRELVDYVCGIGIDPAFMLTSHEGRGGGWPARYRGSLREELQCIRDMGMGDGVKYLSSLRGVGEGSARSLYAEIDAVIASVDDLSSQVFLMKNNAFRALIGDDYDPLKRRILSKAALTDEPVTTDVKRLIRAPRSLHGGSGFRVTELASVADLESFDPLVDAVVDFGGNMVSVECPFSLTMPMMGQVHTIEKGVNRVPDEMAVFLCCRGIGEITAPDS, from the coding sequence ATGAATCCTGCCACTCGTGAATATATCCGACAGAAGTTTGCTGACTATTACTCGCATGCTCCGGTATTTGTGCCGCCATCGCTTCGTCAGCGTGAATGGGGATTTATCTCCTTTGATGAAACGTCAAAGGTACAGATGCGGCGGCATATGGCGTTTCAGTCGCGCGAGGAGCTGGCATCGTATGTTCGTGTGACTGTTCCCCGTCATATGTATTTTTCTACCGCGTACTATGAGCTTCCGTCAGCACCCACGATGAATGACAAAATCTGGGCCGGTGCAGATCTGATCTTTGATCTGGATGCAGATCACATTGTTCAGAAAGTGTCATACGATACTATGCTTTCACGGGTGAAAGATGAGACCCTGAAACTGGTAGATATGCTCACGGATGAACTTGGATTTTCAAAGCGCAGTATGTCACTCGTCTTTTCGGGCGGGCGTGGATATCACATTCATATCCGTGATCTTGAGATCCGGGAATGGGGCAGCTCCCAGCGGCGGGAACTGGTGGATTACGTATGTGGTATTGGTATTGACCCTGCGTTTATGCTCACCTCTCATGAAGGAAGGGGTGGCGGATGGCCGGCACGATATCGTGGTTCGCTGCGCGAAGAGCTGCAGTGCATCCGTGACATGGGAATGGGGGACGGGGTGAAATATCTCTCTTCCCTGCGTGGTGTGGGTGAAGGGTCTGCACGTTCCCTTTATGCGGAAATTGATGCGGTGATTGCATCGGTCGATGATCTCTCATCGCAGGTATTTTTGATGAAAAATAATGCGTTTCGTGCACTCATCGGGGACGATTATGATCCGCTGAAACGCCGGATCCTGTCAAAGGCTGCCCTGACTGATGAACCGGTTACGACAGACGTGAAGCGGCTGATCCGTGCACCACGTTCACTTCATGGCGGTTCGGGCTTTCGTGTCACTGAACTGGCTTCGGTGGCGGACCTTGAGAGTTTTGATCCGCTCGTTGACGCAGTCGTTGATTTTGGCGGCAATATGGTCTCTGTGGAATGTCCGTTTTCTCTCACAATGCCTATGATGGGTCAGGTGCATACTATTGAGAAAGGGGTCAACCGGGTTCCGGATGAAATGGCTGTTTTTCTTTGCTGCAGGGGCATTGGAGAAATAACGGCTCCGGATTCCTGA
- a CDS encoding 50S ribosomal protein L44e, translating to MKMPTKFNTYCPYCRKHEIHEVEKVKRGKDMHLHWIDRQKERRGKVGNRGKFSKVPGGDKPTKRINVRYRCTTCGKAHLRRGVKAGKFELTE from the coding sequence ATGAAAATGCCAACGAAATTTAATACCTACTGTCCTTATTGCAGGAAACATGAGATCCATGAGGTCGAAAAGGTGAAGCGCGGGAAAGATATGCATCTTCATTGGATCGACCGGCAGAAAGAGCGCCGCGGTAAAGTCGGGAACAGGGGTAAGTTCTCAAAAGTTCCTGGTGGCGACAAGCCAACGAAGAGGATCAACGTAAGGTACCGGTGCACAACGTGCGGCAAGGCACATCTGCGTCGTGGTGTAAAGGCTGGAAAATTTGAACTCACGGAGTGA
- a CDS encoding 30S ribosomal protein S27e yields the protein MVRINRENRSAFYKVKCQDCENEQIIFQRASTTVDCVVCGSVLAEPSGGNARIHAEIIEELSE from the coding sequence ATGGTACGGATTAACCGAGAGAACCGGAGCGCTTTTTACAAAGTAAAGTGCCAGGACTGTGAAAATGAACAAATTATCTTCCAGCGGGCAAGCACAACCGTTGACTGTGTTGTCTGCGGAAGTGTTCTTGCAGAACCATCCGGCGGAAACGCCCGGATTCATGCTGAGATCATCGAAGAGCTGAGTGAGTAA
- a CDS encoding translation initiation factor IF-2 subunit alpha — MLEREWPDEGELVVCTVANVKDFVAFVTLDEYDEREGLIPIAEVARGWIKHIRDYVREGQKVVCKVLHVERSKGHIDLSLKDVNDHQRKEKIHEWKNEQKALKWISFISAASGADEESIQNLFYREYGALFPVFEDVITDEKATLERLNLDKKVSDALISVANENVKLSKVTITGNLILTSNKPDGVNVIRRALRSAQPSIEGVEIELVYVGAPKYRVKVTAHDYKTGEKAINKVAKAAIGVVERAGGTGEFVRKARSGKN; from the coding sequence ATGCTAGAGAGAGAATGGCCTGACGAAGGTGAACTTGTTGTCTGCACGGTTGCAAATGTAAAAGATTTCGTTGCATTTGTAACACTGGATGAATATGATGAACGTGAAGGCCTGATCCCGATTGCTGAGGTAGCCCGCGGCTGGATTAAGCATATCAGGGATTATGTCCGTGAAGGTCAGAAGGTTGTATGTAAGGTTCTTCATGTCGAAAGATCCAAAGGCCATATCGATCTCTCGCTAAAGGATGTAAACGATCATCAGCGCAAGGAGAAGATCCATGAGTGGAAGAACGAGCAGAAAGCACTGAAATGGATTTCATTCATATCAGCTGCATCGGGCGCTGATGAAGAATCAATACAGAATCTTTTTTACCGTGAATATGGGGCATTATTTCCGGTATTTGAAGATGTTATCACGGATGAAAAAGCAACTCTTGAACGTCTGAATCTGGATAAGAAAGTTTCAGATGCACTGATTTCAGTCGCCAATGAGAATGTGAAATTATCGAAAGTCACCATTACCGGAAATCTGATTCTGACATCAAACAAACCAGATGGGGTGAATGTGATTCGTCGGGCATTACGCAGTGCTCAGCCCAGTATTGAGGGGGTTGAGATTGAACTGGTGTATGTCGGTGCCCCGAAATACCGTGTAAAAGTGACTGCACACGATTACAAGACTGGTGAAAAGGCTATCAACAAAGTTGCCAAAGCTGCAATTGGTGTTGTTGAACGTGCCGGCGGCACCGGGGAATTTGTCCGGAAAGCACGTTCTGGTAAAAATTAA
- a CDS encoding RNA-protein complex protein Nop10 yields the protein MAGKIRRCPSDGTYTLNFSCPQCGAVTRTAHPARYSSQDIFGKYRRRVRYG from the coding sequence ATGGCCGGAAAAATTAGACGATGCCCGTCTGATGGAACATATACCCTCAATTTTTCCTGTCCGCAATGCGGGGCAGTAACCCGGACTGCACACCCGGCCCGGTATTCTTCGCAGGACATATTTGGAAAATACCGACGGAGAGTTCGTTATGGATGA
- a CDS encoding proteasome assembly chaperone family protein, translated as MDDIRIKMLTDEKYHADILIEGLPGVGQVGKLVAEHMIEEFGAEKIAEITSIYFPPQVLIDENGVARLTRNEVYLVSKDDHSIAFLVGDVQSGSAEGHYLLAEVYLDIAEELGVKQIYTLGGYGTGHLQEEIQVFGAVNDPALKEPAEKAGVVFSKDEPGGGIIGASGLLLSLGAERGIEGMCLMGETSGYIVDPKSAHAVLGILSALTGLDIDDTKLEERATEMEGIVEKIRELENAKAEEELSYIG; from the coding sequence ATGGATGATATTCGTATAAAAATGCTCACTGATGAGAAGTATCATGCTGATATTCTTATTGAAGGTCTCCCTGGTGTAGGTCAGGTTGGAAAACTTGTTGCTGAGCATATGATTGAAGAATTTGGCGCAGAAAAAATTGCAGAGATCACATCCATTTACTTTCCTCCGCAGGTGCTTATCGATGAAAACGGCGTTGCCCGTCTTACCCGTAATGAAGTGTACCTGGTCAGTAAAGATGATCACTCAATTGCATTTCTTGTAGGCGATGTTCAGAGCGGGTCTGCAGAGGGGCATTATCTGCTCGCAGAAGTGTATCTTGACATTGCGGAGGAATTGGGGGTAAAACAGATCTATACTCTTGGAGGGTATGGAACCGGCCATTTACAGGAAGAAATTCAGGTATTTGGGGCAGTCAATGATCCTGCTCTGAAGGAGCCCGCTGAAAAAGCAGGAGTGGTTTTTTCAAAGGATGAACCGGGTGGTGGAATCATTGGTGCATCCGGGCTTCTTCTGAGTCTTGGAGCTGAACGTGGAATCGAAGGGATGTGTCTGATGGGGGAAACCTCCGGATACATTGTTGACCCGAAGAGTGCTCATGCAGTTCTGGGCATTCTGAGTGCCCTGACCGGCCTTGACATCGATGACACGAAGCTTGAAGAGCGTGCCACTGAAATGGAAGGGATTGTTGAAAAGATTCGGGAACTTGAGAATGCGAAAGCCGAAGAAGAACTGAGCTACATTGGCTGA
- a CDS encoding endonuclease Q family protein, protein MAVSKAMSPERLLEAGRIKGIEILGTGDALHPGWRSLWADYMDNDEGILIVPTMEVEAQGKVHHLIMADTLDAAAAIADAFSPFSNNITTSGRPYVSLSGEQILDIVHECGGIVGPAHAFTPWTGMYGRFDSLKGCYGSGIPDFLELGLSADSSYGAGIAELDGLPFLSNSDAHSPSPLKVGREFTRIRIHTKTSKSVIQHICAGDISLNAGFFPEEGKYNRTACTRCYTHFSFDGAKRLSWCCPCNGGRIKMGVRDRALLHAGEGFSVRPPYVHMVPLGEIIRTVMGASSPLTRKCQALYTKLTEVSGSEISVLMDIPLPDISAVNDKVARVISDIRDGVVILHPGGGGKYGTLAFPTLCNESEL, encoded by the coding sequence ATGGCCGTGTCAAAGGCCATGTCTCCGGAACGCCTCCTTGAAGCGGGGCGGATAAAAGGTATCGAAATCCTGGGTACTGGTGATGCTCTTCACCCCGGGTGGCGTTCATTGTGGGCAGATTATATGGATAATGATGAGGGTATTCTCATTGTCCCAACCATGGAAGTTGAAGCGCAGGGGAAGGTGCACCATCTCATCATGGCTGACACTCTTGACGCTGCAGCGGCGATCGCTGATGCTTTCAGCCCTTTTAGTAACAATATTACAACATCAGGCCGCCCGTATGTCTCTTTAAGCGGAGAACAAATTCTTGATATTGTGCATGAATGTGGGGGGATTGTCGGGCCCGCACATGCTTTTACTCCGTGGACCGGGATGTATGGCAGGTTTGACAGTCTGAAGGGGTGCTATGGCTCAGGAATCCCTGATTTTCTGGAGTTGGGCCTTTCTGCCGACAGCTCATATGGAGCGGGTATAGCTGAACTGGACGGGTTGCCGTTCCTCTCAAATTCTGATGCTCATAGCCCATCTCCTCTGAAAGTAGGGCGCGAGTTTACCCGGATCAGGATACATACGAAGACATCAAAGTCAGTGATTCAACATATTTGTGCTGGAGATATTTCCCTGAATGCCGGATTTTTTCCTGAAGAAGGAAAATATAACCGGACCGCATGTACCCGGTGCTATACACATTTCTCGTTTGATGGGGCTAAACGGCTGTCCTGGTGTTGTCCATGTAATGGCGGACGGATTAAAATGGGTGTGCGTGATCGTGCTCTCCTTCATGCAGGTGAAGGATTTTCAGTTCGCCCTCCCTACGTTCATATGGTTCCTCTGGGGGAAATCATCCGTACGGTGATGGGTGCATCATCTCCGCTGACGCGAAAGTGTCAGGCATTGTATACAAAGCTGACAGAAGTGTCTGGGTCAGAGATATCTGTTCTTATGGACATACCGTTGCCGGATATCTCCGCTGTAAACGATAAAGTGGCTCGTGTAATTTCAGATATCAGGGATGGGGTTGTTATTCTTCATCCGGGTGGTGGCGGAAAATATGGCACCCTTGCCTTTCCGACACTTTGCAATGAGTCCGAATTATAA
- a CDS encoding 4Fe-4S binding protein: MLVIKREVCGYCGACVSVCPEGALELVDAYLTVDPENCIECGICSKICPLGALEMKNAE, from the coding sequence ATGCTTGTCATCAAAAGGGAAGTGTGCGGCTACTGCGGTGCCTGTGTTTCGGTCTGTCCGGAAGGTGCACTCGAACTGGTAGATGCTTACCTTACTGTTGATCCTGAAAACTGTATCGAATGTGGGATATGTTCCAAAATCTGCCCTCTTGGTGCTCTGGAGATGAAGAATGCAGAATAA
- a CDS encoding NAD(P)/FAD-dependent oxidoreductase, producing MQNKYDVLIIGGGPGGAMAGKAVAEAGLSCCIIEKRPAIGAPVRCAEGVGNEISELVDLDPKWISSKIEGALLVAPDGQTLELNPEMAGNEVGYVLDRKIFDRELVWKAANAGCDVFVKSRASSAIIKDGKVCGATIESGGKTVEVYADVVIAADGVESKFARWCGIDTTVPMAEIETCVQYLMTDIDIDPGLNAFYLGREVAPEGYVWIFSKGERTANVGIGISGKMCKEGKRPKDYLDAFIAEHFPNGKIIELIVGGVSACKPLACTVADGLIIVGDAARLSDPITGGGIINAMYTGKLAGEVAAECIASGDCSKKALMKYDTEWRSSKMGKGLKRNYQVKEIFIKLKDEKLNSIVNSVNKLDMEIFDTKYLIRELVKYNPWLLKDIGTLKRLLD from the coding sequence ATGCAGAATAAATATGATGTTCTGATTATTGGAGGCGGTCCTGGCGGGGCGATGGCCGGAAAGGCTGTAGCAGAAGCGGGCCTCTCCTGTTGCATTATAGAAAAGCGCCCGGCCATTGGTGCACCTGTACGGTGTGCAGAGGGTGTGGGGAATGAAATATCAGAACTTGTTGATCTGGACCCGAAATGGATCTCATCAAAGATTGAGGGTGCTCTGCTCGTTGCGCCGGATGGGCAGACTCTTGAACTGAATCCTGAAATGGCAGGGAATGAAGTTGGTTATGTCCTTGACCGAAAAATCTTTGATCGTGAACTGGTCTGGAAGGCAGCCAATGCAGGCTGTGATGTATTTGTCAAGTCACGTGCAAGCAGTGCAATCATAAAAGATGGCAAGGTCTGTGGTGCAACAATTGAGAGCGGGGGCAAAACCGTTGAAGTATATGCCGATGTGGTGATTGCTGCAGATGGAGTTGAATCCAAGTTTGCCCGCTGGTGTGGTATTGACACGACTGTCCCCATGGCAGAAATTGAGACCTGTGTGCAGTACCTTATGACCGATATTGATATTGATCCCGGTCTGAATGCGTTTTACCTTGGGCGTGAGGTTGCTCCCGAAGGATATGTCTGGATCTTCTCCAAGGGTGAGCGCACTGCAAATGTTGGTATCGGCATCTCCGGAAAGATGTGCAAAGAGGGTAAACGTCCAAAAGATTACCTGGATGCTTTCATTGCAGAACATTTCCCGAATGGCAAGATCATTGAGTTAATCGTTGGTGGTGTTTCTGCGTGCAAACCACTGGCCTGTACGGTAGCAGATGGTCTTATCATAGTGGGTGATGCCGCGAGGCTGAGTGATCCAATAACCGGTGGTGGAATTATCAATGCCATGTATACCGGAAAACTGGCCGGTGAGGTTGCGGCAGAATGCATTGCGTCCGGTGACTGCAGTAAAAAAGCTCTGATGAAATATGATACCGAATGGCGCAGTTCCAAGATGGGAAAGGGCCTGAAACGGAATTATCAGGTGAAAGAGATATTCATCAAACTCAAGGATGAAAAACTTAATTCAATCGTAAACTCTGTGAATAAGCTGGATATGGAGATATTTGATACCAAGTACCTTATTCGTGAACTGGTCAAATACAATCCCTGGCTCTTAAAAGATATCGGAACCCTCAAACGGTTGTTAGACTGA
- a CDS encoding TrkA family potassium uptake protein, translated as MYTIIIGLGGIGRALAAMSVENGNSVAVIDQDEERCNEIIDHYDVLAIAGNATNKSILLDAGIDRAQALIATTSDDAVNLMACWLAKKFDVPNVVSIVNQVDHSEMFKEVGVHISENPDELVAERLYFWSENTDLHQLASIPGGSIFEVDVDDDAPMIDHEIKELEVTDFVFIAIKREKGDIIIPSGKVRIRKGDKIIVFTKKDAEKDCLHILNRQLKYSV; from the coding sequence ATGTATACCATCATCATTGGTCTCGGAGGTATCGGCAGGGCACTTGCGGCCATGTCGGTTGAAAATGGGAATTCAGTAGCAGTAATCGACCAGGATGAAGAGCGTTGCAACGAGATTATCGACCATTATGATGTCCTTGCTATTGCCGGAAATGCAACCAATAAATCGATCCTTCTGGATGCCGGAATAGACCGCGCACAGGCACTTATTGCAACTACAAGTGATGACGCAGTAAACCTGATGGCCTGCTGGTTAGCAAAAAAATTTGATGTTCCAAACGTAGTTTCCATCGTGAACCAGGTAGATCACTCTGAGATGTTCAAAGAGGTTGGCGTGCACATAAGTGAAAACCCGGACGAACTTGTTGCTGAACGGCTCTATTTCTGGTCAGAAAATACAGATCTTCACCAGCTTGCATCAATACCGGGAGGATCCATCTTTGAAGTAGATGTTGATGATGATGCACCGATGATTGATCACGAAATTAAAGAACTCGAGGTAACCGACTTCGTGTTCATCGCAATCAAAAGAGAAAAAGGGGATATCATCATTCCCAGCGGTAAAGTGCGCATCAGGAAAGGCGACAAAATAATTGTGTTCACAAAAAAGGATGCAGAAAAAGATTGTCTGCATATTCTCAACCGGCAGCTGAAATACTCAGTCTAA
- the rnhB gene encoding ribonuclease HII — protein MYVICGIDEAGKGSVLGPMVVAGVLASDMAEVAATGVADSKTLSRKRRESLYEVITGKFVTACTIISAQEIDRLRAEISMNEIVARAHADVIRQLPCDTAFVDACDVNAERYGRTVSAYVGGDCSIVSEHKADVRFPLVSAASVVAKVTRDRCIDGLHEEFGNFGSGYPSDPYTIRFLETYISEFTRPPSCARSSWETTRRIMDRLSQPSLFDF, from the coding sequence ATGTACGTGATCTGTGGTATCGATGAAGCCGGGAAGGGGTCTGTACTTGGCCCGATGGTCGTTGCTGGTGTATTGGCCTCTGATATGGCTGAGGTGGCAGCAACGGGCGTTGCCGATTCCAAAACCCTCTCCCGAAAACGTCGTGAGTCACTTTATGAAGTGATCACAGGAAAATTTGTTACTGCCTGTACAATCATCTCCGCTCAGGAAATTGACCGTCTCCGCGCAGAAATTTCAATGAATGAGATCGTTGCACGGGCACATGCGGATGTGATACGTCAGCTCCCCTGTGACACTGCATTTGTGGATGCATGTGATGTTAATGCAGAACGGTATGGGAGGACGGTTTCTGCATATGTGGGAGGAGATTGTTCGATTGTATCGGAGCATAAGGCAGACGTACGGTTTCCGTTGGTAAGTGCTGCTTCCGTTGTTGCAAAAGTTACCCGTGATCGATGCATTGACGGGCTTCATGAAGAATTTGGCAATTTTGGGAGCGGTTACCCGTCAGACCCGTATACAATACGGTTTCTTGAGACGTATATTTCTGAATTTACACGTCCTCCCTCCTGTGCCCGTTCGTCTTGGGAAACGACACGGAGAATCATGGATCGTCTCTCACAGCCATCTCTCTTCGATTTCTGA
- a CDS encoding site-2 protease family protein yields MEWLLIGVIAVIVYALVAGYIKYAHLWEDHVTFYGPILALKTEKVAFFDYFRRQAGFWRGYGTLGAILVVVISVVMSALLVLGVYNSMMNPPSPEGIYEPQNILAIPGINDFIPITLAVLIGFFVTLVVHEFGHAILCRVEDIRVKSTGILFAVIPIGAFVEPDEEEVERAARSSKIRMYGAGITNNIVVALVCFAAIVVLMGMATPSSTPVIQGVYMDYPADLAGISPDSIIYAVNGVMVESVTDVSDILQTTTPGDALTVTTLKDGVHSDHTLILEEWPEELSNKSGGFMGVVYYSPESAEYLFNNLIKSPLGPLLLLYVPINTVIDDDSMNLGILAFDVAYVDMWEVPFSGFWGVIQILFWTFWFNLAVGTFNALPFIPLDGGYIMQEGVARFFEKRGRSDLAPIVVSVISSLMIAVILLLLIIPYIFG; encoded by the coding sequence ATGGAATGGCTATTAATCGGCGTTATTGCAGTTATTGTTTATGCCCTCGTTGCTGGTTATATTAAATATGCACACCTGTGGGAGGATCATGTTACCTTTTATGGGCCCATTCTTGCACTAAAGACTGAAAAGGTAGCATTTTTTGATTATTTCAGGCGACAGGCAGGATTCTGGCGTGGATATGGGACCCTTGGCGCCATCCTTGTGGTTGTTATCTCAGTTGTTATGTCTGCACTTTTGGTTCTGGGAGTCTATAATTCAATGATGAATCCGCCTTCACCGGAAGGAATTTATGAACCACAGAATATTCTTGCTATTCCCGGAATCAATGATTTCATTCCGATTACTCTTGCAGTACTTATCGGGTTTTTCGTGACGCTTGTTGTCCATGAATTTGGGCATGCTATTCTCTGCAGGGTTGAGGATATCCGGGTAAAAAGCACGGGAATCCTCTTTGCCGTTATCCCTATCGGTGCTTTTGTAGAACCTGATGAGGAAGAGGTTGAGAGGGCTGCCCGTTCTTCAAAAATCCGGATGTATGGGGCCGGCATCACCAACAATATTGTTGTTGCACTGGTTTGTTTTGCTGCAATTGTTGTTTTAATGGGGATGGCTACGCCATCATCCACACCGGTGATTCAGGGGGTGTATATGGATTACCCTGCTGATCTGGCAGGAATTTCTCCTGATTCGATTATTTATGCTGTCAATGGAGTCATGGTGGAATCTGTAACTGATGTCTCAGACATTCTGCAGACCACCACTCCGGGAGATGCTCTGACAGTAACTACGCTGAAAGATGGCGTTCATTCTGATCATACTCTTATTCTGGAAGAGTGGCCTGAAGAGCTGAGCAATAAGTCGGGTGGATTTATGGGTGTTGTGTATTATTCCCCTGAATCGGCTGAATATTTGTTCAACAATCTCATAAAAAGTCCTCTTGGTCCTCTTCTTCTGCTCTATGTGCCGATAAACACTGTCATTGATGATGACAGCATGAATCTTGGGATTCTGGCTTTTGATGTGGCATATGTGGATATGTGGGAGGTGCCTTTTTCCGGATTCTGGGGGGTAATTCAGATACTTTTCTGGACATTCTGGTTCAATCTGGCGGTTGGAACATTTAATGCGCTTCCGTTTATTCCACTGGATGGGGGTTATATCATGCAGGAAGGTGTTGCACGATTTTTTGAAAAGCGGGGCCGCAGTGACCTTGCACCAATCGTGGTATCGGTTATCAGTTCACTGATGATAGCGGTTATTCTTCTTCTGCTGATCATTCCATACATTTTTGGCTAA